The following coding sequences are from one Gadus morhua chromosome 10, gadMor3.0, whole genome shotgun sequence window:
- the ttc9c gene encoding tetratricopeptide repeat protein 9C, which produces MEASGGRESPEPSGAAAAVASFSGLLPKPKLSAAQLDAQLQDAVRLKAEGNGFYRGRRVRSAIGSYHRALLLLRSLDSDVTAGIKGFGTEVPVLTPAQDELLRDTQVDCYNNLAACLLQKQSVDYTRVQEYSLRVLQRRPEDPKALYRAGVATLELGDAHTAKQYLTKACRGQPNDANVKKYLLKVDEKLKSELQKEKAMYRGMFSSSSKGEESS; this is translated from the exons ATGGAGGCCtcaggaggaagggagagtcCGGAACCATCCGGTGCAGCAGCGGCAGTAGCCAGCTTCTCCGGCCTCCTCCCCAAACCCAAGCTCAGCGCCGCACAGCTGGATGCCCAGCTGCAGGACGCGGTCCGCCTCAAAGCCGAGGGGAACGGCTTCTACCGGGGGAGGAGGGTCCGCTCGGCCATCGGCTCGTACCACcgggcgctgctgctgctgaggagcCTGGACTCGGACGTCACCGCGGGGATCAAAGGCTTTGGGACGGAGGTGCCCGTCCTGACGCCGGCACAGGACGAGCTGCTGAGGGACACGCAGGTGGACTGCTACAATAACCTGGCAG CATGTTTGCTCCAGAAACAAAGTGTGGATTACACCCGTGTCCAAGAGTACAGCCTGCGCGTGTTGCAGAGACGACCGGAGGaccccaaagcgctttacagggCTGGGGTCGCCACGCTGGAGCTGGGCGATGCACACACTGCCAAGCAGTACCTCACCAaggcctgcagggggcagccTAACG ATGCAAATGTGAAGAAGTATCTGCTGAAGGTAGATGAGAAGCTAAAGTCAGAGCTACAGAAGGAGAAGGCGATGTACCGGGGAatgttctcctccagctccaagGGGGAAGAGTCAAGTTAG
- the si:ch211-168f7.5 gene encoding uncharacterized protein si:ch211-168f7.5 has translation MAGRSSCVTSLWSGTERVRIGERLKATLAGVLELELLRCKHLDLVDGALEVSTGAAGTVTVHPGPEGNLVGASAMDLDQCSAATSRRQQTCSPAEVISPPCQGPLLEKGCIQGDGPVHCKTGGFGSSRWSNLSWDASSELLSPPTLDSNSMIQMDSDSRPSSGFYSVSGSSLSDSCYSVSSEAAPGLPGPPPKPPRHGGEQPAPSVPEEQPAVPGDRPPVPGDPPPVPGEPSVPRWAEGAGCGPQPASEQSVPGEADVAVRGFVSGDFETAGLSFLSDLCSSLSDPQTSTLVSLLDPLSSSSSPHLRAQLDPHYCTDLVSRRTKEVYCYPSPLHAVALQSPLFTPQGHESSASTSPEGPPPEDPPASDPDPVSPTGPGPPSPPSLTQLEQYISRLAHQYRSRSSASTLDLAQGSAATSALRTPSKGHGSTQSLSAFESRAAPSPKPLGGSATPCKSLVGNSAKVSLSSAGKRASRNSINLGNLPSATGEDVNINLNLNLNLNLPPGVGAGLGLLEKTKNGSAGALRTDLSKEAAASTSATSLTSSSSTATPGLRARSRISTCPSTLSHRSSLEVASGAGATPPFGSQNFCRSLDWSSSAPPGAGLGVHTGSAPGSQRSSLTQDLGSSSLLAEDSAMVEEIVRLSGLSRAVVVGLMEQGVELDVECFQVEPGTRPRSQGHAPGYPYRLAPQDHPHPWAKMRCTSVDSELTPPRPMQLSLSVTHSPQSHSGLTPPLPHSPRSQASLTPPLSHANSPLHPYPPAQAPALHYQPSHCNYQQGPGPSDLPSSTASSPAARPLPRGHSPPRPLQPSPLGSTPLSVFRRDAPSQCSLPRGSASAPAPAVRPRGGSLRQNAEAAGGGGAGGGWRRSEGEGLYRGRHASRELVRASPVSSYAHRDNYGSTWGEDERGEGEPRPREASAPKRTSGRLWRGWDGRLWGRESDDDREEVDRAEYGYGWSRSGSWRRECRRGQPMTGSCKEKRPTVDSSPSSSSAAAKGKGGWEKRSSSLRLSRTLFRSESQGLLVPRARRQEPLRATPWVSSLDVARARLQLEPEDGVRPLDGDGDKRLSSTASLFNLSRSQSLEGSCQSLSPPLSSPSFSPSPPPRTLQRSRSLRDLGKRMFGSMRSLSLKKRSSKK, from the exons ATGGCCGGGCGAAGCAGCTGCGTGACCTCTCTATGGTCCGGCACCGAGCGTGTCCGGATCGGCGAACGGCTCAAAGCGACGTTAGCCGGGGTGCTGGAGTTGGAGCTGCTCCGCTGCAAGCACCTGGACCTGGTGGACGGTGCGCTAGAGGTCAGCACCGGCGCCGCCGGTACCGTCACGGTCCACCCTGGACCGGAAGGGAACCTCGTAGGCGCGTCGGCCATGGATCTGGACCAGTGTTCTGCTGCGACATCCCGCAGGCAACAG acTTGCTCTCCCGCCGAGGTCATATCCCCCCCCTGTCAGGGACCCCTACTGGAGAAGGGGTGTATCCAAGGCGATGGGCCAGTTCATTGCAAAACCGGGGGGTTTGGTAGCTCAAGGTGGTCCAATCTGTCCTGGGATGCCTCCTCTGAGCTGCTGTCCCCCCCCACTCTGGACTCTAATAGTATGATCCAGATGGACAGTGACTCCAGACCAAGCTCAG gttTCTACTCGGTCAGCGGCAGCTCTCTGTCGGACTCCTGCTACTCGGTGTCCAGCGAGGCGGCGCCGGGGCTGCCGGGGCCGCCGCCCAAGCCCCCCAGGCACGGGGGCGAGCAGCCTGCTCCCTCGGTCCCTGAGGAGCAGCCCGCTGTCCCCGGGGACCGGCCCCCGGTCCCTGGAGACCCGCCCCCTGTCCCCGGGGAGCCCAGCGTCCCCCGGTGGGCGGAGGGCGCGGGGTGCGGCCCGCAGCCCGCCTCGGAGCAGAGCGTCCCCGGGGAGGCGGACGTGGCGGTGAGGGGGTTCGTCTCAG GGGACTTTGAGACTGCCGGCCTGAGCTTCTTATCCGACCTTTGCTCATCGCTGAGCGACCCTCAGACGTCTACCCTGGTCTCCCTCCTcgaccccctctcctcctcttcctcccctcacctgAGGGCTCAACTGGACCCGCACTACTGCACAGACCTGGTGTCCCGACGCACCAAGGAGGTGTACTGCTACCCCAGCCCGCTGCACGCTGTGGCCCTCCAGAGCCCCCTCTTCACCCCGCAGGGCCACGAGTCCTCGGCCTCGACCAGCCCCGAAGGCCCCCCGCCGGAGGACCCCCCGGCCTCGGACCCAGACCCCGTCTCCCCCACGGGCCCGGGACCgcccagccctccctccctcacccagcTGGAGCAGTACATCTCCCGGCTGGCTCACCAGTACCGCAGCcgctcctccgcctccaccctggACCTCGCCCAGGGGTCCGCGGCCACCAGCGCCCTGCGCACTCCGAGCAAGGGCCACGGCTCCACGCAGTCCCTCTCGGCCTTCGAGAGCCGCGCGGCGCCCTCCCCCAAGCCACTGGGGGGCAGCGCGACGCCCTGCAAGTCCCTGGTGGGGAACTCGGCCAAGGTCAGCCTCAGCAGCGCCGGCAAGAGGGCCAGCAGGAACTCCATCAACCTGGGGAACCTCCCCTCGGCCACGGGGGAAGACGTGAACATTAACCTCAACCTCAACCTGAACCTCAACCTGCCCCCCGGCGTGGGGGCCGGCCTGGGGCTGCTGGAGAAGACCAAGAACGGCAGCGCCGGGGCGTTGAGGACCGACCTCTCCAAGGAGGCCGCCGCCTCCACCTCTGCGACCTCCCTGACGTCGTCGTCGTCGACGGCGACCCCGGGGCTTAGAGCGCGCTCCCGCATCTCCACCTGCCCCTCCACCCTGAGCCACCGCAGCTCCCTGGAGGTAGCGTCGGGGGCCGGAGCGACCCCCCCGTTCGGATCGCAGAACTTCTGCCGTTCGCTGGACTGGAGCAGCAGCGCCCCACCGGGGGCCGGGCTGGGGGTCCACACCGGGTCAGCCCCGGGGTCCCAGCGCAGCAGCCTCACCCAGGACCTGGGCTCCAGCTCCCTGCTGGCGGAGgactcggccatggtggaggagATCGTGCGCCTCTCGGGCCTGTCCCGGgccgtggtggtggggctgatggAGCAGGGGGTGGAGCTGGACGTGGAATGCTTCCAGGTGGAGCCCGGGACCCGGCCGAGGAGCCAGGGCCACGCGCCGGGGTACCCGTACCGCCTGGCCCCCCaggaccacccccacccctgggCCAAGATGCGCTGCACCTCGGTGGACTCGGAGCTCACTCCGCCGCGGCCCATGCAGCTGTCGCTCAGCGTCACGCACTCCCCACAGTCTCACTCTGGTCTCACTCCCCCGCTGCCTCACTCCCCGCGGTCACAGGCCAGTCTCACCCCGCCCCTCTCCCACGCCAACAGCCCCCTACACCCGTACCCCCCGGCCCAGGCGCCTGCCCTGCACTACCAGCCCTCCCACTGTAACTACCAGCAGGGCCCCGGCCCCTCCGACCTGCCGTcttccaccgcctcctccccgGCCGCCCGGCCCCTCCCCAGGGGCCACTCCCCTCCCCGCCCTCTCCAGCCGTCCCCCTtaggctccacccccctctccgtgTTCCGGCGGGACGCGCCGTCCCAGTGCTCCCTGCCCCGCGGCAGCGCCAGCGCCCCGGCCCCCGCCGTCCGGCCGAGGGGCGGGTCCCTCCGGCAGAACGCAGAggccgcgggggggggcggggctggcggCGGCTGGAGGCGGTCCGAGGGAGAAGGCCTCTACAGAGGGAGGCATGCGTCCCGGGAGCTGGTCCGGGCGTCGCCGGTGAGCAGCTACGCCCACCGGGACAACTACGGCTCCACCTGGGGGgaggacgagcgaggagagggcGAGCCCCGGCCCAGGGAGGCCTCCGCGCCCAAGAGGACGTCGGGCCGCCTCTGGAGGGGCTGGGACGGGCGCCTCTGGGGCAGAGAGTCGGACGACGACCGGGAGGAGGTGGACAGGGCGGAGTACGGGTACGGCTGGAGCCGGagcgggagctggaggagggagtgTCGGAGGGGGCAGCCCATGACGGGGAGCTGTAAGGAGAAGAGGCCCACGGTGGACagctcccccagctcctcctccgccgccgccaagGGCAAAGGCGGCTGGGAGAAGAGGAGCTCCAGCCTGAGGCTCTCCAGGACTCTGTTCCGCAGCGAGTCCCAGGGCTTGCTGGTGCCCCGGGCGCGGCGCCAGGAGCCGCTGAGGGCCACACCCTGGGTGTCCTCCCTGGACGTAGCGCGGGCCCGGCTGCAGCTGGAGCCGGAGGACGGCGTGAGGCCCCTGGACGGGGACGGGGATAAACGCCTGTCCTCCACCGCCAGCCTCTTCAACCTCTCCCGGTCCCAGAGCCTGGAGGGCAGCTGCCAGTCCCTCTCgccgcccctctcctccccttccttctcgCCGTCACCCCCGCCCCGGACCCTCCAGCGGTCCAGGTCGCTGAGGGACCTCGGGAAGAGAATGTTTGGCTCCATGAGGTCCTTGAGCCTCAAGAAGAGATCGTCAAAGAAGTGA
- the map1lc3cl gene encoding microtubule-associated proteins 1A/1B light chain 3C produces MAPFEKSMEMTPFKQRKCLETRKDEVCSIRSKFPNKLPVIVERYVREKTLPLLNKTKFLVPLELTLGQFLCLLRYKIDLEASQALFLLVAERCMSCMSASMGEVYSQHSDLDGFLYLTYASQEMFGAPEAGSPPNRES; encoded by the exons ATGGCTCCCTTCGAGAAGTCCATGGAGATGACTCCCTTCAAGCAGAGGAAGTGCCTCG AAACAAGAAAAGATGAAGTGTGCAGCATTCGATCCAAATTCCCTAACAAGTTACCA GTCATTGTAGAACGATACGTCCGAGAGAAGACCCTTCCCCTACTGAACAAGACTAAGTTCCTGGTCCCCTTGGAGCTCACCCTGGGCCAGTTCCTCTGCTTACTCAG gtaTAAGATAGACCTGGAGGCGAGCCAGGCCCTGTTCCTGCTGGTGGCTGAGCGGTGTATGTCCTGTATGTCCGCCAGCATGGGTGAGGTGTACTCGCAGCACAGCGACCTGGACGGCTTCCTCTACCTCACCTACGCCTCACAGGAGATGTTCGGAGCTCCGGAGGCAGGCTCACCGCCCAACCGAGagagctga